Within the Epinephelus lanceolatus isolate andai-2023 chromosome 22, ASM4190304v1, whole genome shotgun sequence genome, the region gttttgctgaatgtaaaaaagaaattattGTTCCCTGTATTTTCAGACAGTGCAcctttatatttgaattttaaTACAAGTCGTGGATGTCATCTACCAACAACAAATTATAGCATGTTTTTCATTCTTTGAAATCACTTTCCAACAGATATACCCCGGcttgtcctcactgtgtctccaTTATGGCTGAGTCCTGGAGCCTCAGTAACTCTGAACTGCAGTGTTGAACATCCATCTGCAGGATGGAGGTTCTTCTGGTATAAGGCTGTTCCCAAACTGTCAGACAACTCCTACAGCTATGAGCTGATACCTGGCAGCATCCATGGGACTGAACAGGATTCCTACATTGttgatggacagacacacacagcaggatatGTGTGCAGGGCTGGAAGAGGAGATCCAGTGTATTATACTCATTACAGTGAACCTAAGTTTGTCTGGTCTGGAGGTAGGTTTagtttgagtttttttatgCTGACACAATAGTAGACATGCACTTGTTATGACTATTCCCTCACACCAACATCAAGGGCCGTATTAAACAACATTCTGaaaacactctcagagagctcctaacagCCTAAAtacttttagtaaggagtcctagcttagcagtgatttaggaaagttctcagagcaactttGAGCGAGGAAGGGACAGgaacttttaccttagtgagaAGGTGTAATTGACATggttgctaggtatgatgcattcttttaacagatgtgattggtttgagcctgcaaggtgtagacacccagtggaaatgaaatgaaccactgactgtgaaagtgttgttattgattagtgtgatcactctgctgatggaaggttgagacagactcaagtcatcactgctgcactgcttCATTTTTCTAGTGCTTCAAATATCTTGctattgtgatcattttatgtcTGATGTTATAGCATTAATGTGTTGGATGGAAAATGTGTGCGTACCCTGAATGAGATCAACCACAAACATAATTCCTGCgcaatctaatctgtagcacttcattaactcactgtcatccagtgtttggagaatatttctcctacctctttgtgtttctaccattttctcctctgattaagaaactcttaagtctcttaaaagtcctccgctttactcctaacagtttttcatcTTCGGAGCTCTTTGAAGCTCTACGATGAtttgtgaataactttaatCTTTACGAGGACCTAGTCTTACCGTTAAGGACATTCTATGAAAACATCAGATactgtctttttcttctttccttccatCTATTTCTTCAGCTTCCCTttcctctgttcttttttccacttttattttgatgtacttTCTTACTTTGCtctatttatgtttgtttgtttccttctttctgcCCCCCAAACCCTTCAATGCAGGGCTTTTAGGTGTAATGGgttatttgtctgtttttgtgttgctgctTTTATGTAATGGTTCCCTGTGGTACTTACATTTTATTATACACCTGTATTGGTGTGATCCTTTGCGTTTGAACTCCAgcatttaaacacattaaaatacagttaaacCAACTGATTGTTGTCAGTGTGgccttttttttcattctttgtttgtctgctttttatgtgtttttagatTCTCATTCAGCAGCGTCTCTCACAGTGAGTCCTGACAGAATGCAACACTTCAGCAGAGAGCCTGTGTCACTGAGCTGTGAGGGAAACTCTACTGAGTGGAGAGTGAGCAGGTTTTCTGTAGATGGCTACCTGGGacactgttcttcttcttcctcttcttactGGGGGAACATGACTGGATCCAGATGCAACATGGACAGTCACTGGCAGAGTGGAGTCTACTGGTGTGAGTCTGAAACAGGACAGTTCAGCAATGCAGTCAACATCACTATACAGTGTGAGTCTTAATTCATTTACAAGATTTTGTTTCTGGAGTATTTTAACATTCTGTTACATAGTTTTGAAAATCTGAAGGTGACTAACATTATACAAACTGATTTTCAAAATGAGTGAAACTTGATGACCTTTAAAAGAGCTCATCAGCTTTAGTTCATTCAAGTGTCGGTTCTTCATATCATCCAAGATATTGTCAGATGGATTTTATTGCTCATTGTCACCTTTATGGCAATAATCATCTACCATTAATTTTATACTTTAAGTACCAGAGTTTTGAAGCTCTACCAGTCTGTAGCACACTGCCACAAAATCCACATTGGCTGCCAACAAATACCAATAATAATGAATGTTAATGTGTGAATAcattaattagggcccgagcacctagcggtgcgaggaccctattgaaatgcaaggattttttattattattcttcttcctccaaatgaattgcctttttgggaggcttaacatacccgaaaactcatgaaactttgcagatatatcagaactggtgaaaaatttgatattttaagggtctcgttcgcaggttccaaaaaatggctcagtagcgccccctacaaaagtttgaggaaacagcccctgaagctagtttaacctacatgtatgaaacttggcaggCTTGTGTAACCCTCCGAGACagacaaaaaagcctcttggaggcatgctctaaacccaacaggaagtcggccattttgaatttactgtgcaattttggtgcatttttggccatttccaggggtcataaatgaacaaactagtcctagagatttcatctgATCGACTTCAATCCTTGGTGTGTCCcaccccaagaccttgaagatgaaaagttatcaacagcttgagttttcatcaatgcctgtgaccgtgggatggcgtcaaagttaggggtctcgccactaaacaggaagtagtttataactccagcatacatggtccaatatTTCCCagacttcacaggattgatgccagtcccgccctgaacacatctacatgtcaataatcaGAGATaaatatagcgccccctactggcaacaggaaatgtcatgttttagactttaatgtacatcccctacagaattgaccagatccatctcaaacttggtgaaaaaagtcataagacgttgatgacgctttattgtggaaactgtgagttttcgtcgaagggcgtggccatggcctggcggcgaactttgatgtttcgccatgATGATAAActttgctgtaacttgactccacgtgggaatatcttgccaaaacttcacacatatgatgacagtccagccctgaacacatctacagaggaattttgaatcactgcCATAGCACCatctactggcaacagaaagttactttatacattctttgatgtccctcttctagcaggttaatcagacccacctcaaacttgctggtctaagtccttagaccttgatgatacttaaaaatgaaactttggagttttcatcaaacgctgtcaccgtggcgccgccttgttcgccatcaaacacgatgttgttttgaagggacaagggatgcttgaaaactcaccaaacgtggcatacacatcacaggtcgcaaatcctattgtctgatgtgatttttgtgctttgatgcaccaagatggctcaacagcgccccctagaatctttcaattaagcagcccccaaagccggtttgacctgcatgtatgaaacttggtaggcacctgtaacactctatcacgtacaaaaaagcttcttggagccatgctccaaacccaacaggaagtccgccattttgaatttacttgtgccacttttgtgcatttttgcccatttccagggcttgtaaattaacgaactagtcctacagatttaatcagattggctccaaacttggtgtatgtaagcgtgactatgttgtgaccaaaagttatcacaggatttgcccaatgttgaatggtgcGCCCGTtgccgagcgttgaatcttgaggtctcgccatgaaaaacaaaattgctgtagctttggtataaatggtccaatctccaccaaacttcacatgattcatattagtcctgccctgaacacattaacataaccatatttcctgatactcatagtgccacctagtggtgacaggaaatAGGTCTCATCAAACAGTTATGATTTGATTTATCTGATAGTTACATAttgtggtgtgtgtttttatgtataaaaacatgatgtataattagtgcACACTCCAACTCCccctagtggaaagaggaagtgatacaaaatgtgaaatatgtcattccagcactttAACAAGAATAGGCCAAGTTGCTCCAGCATGcaatgtctaactttgacagaaatgaactgaagcatcagaaggcgtcctgccagcaccccccccccccccccccccaaaccccCCGAGTTGcatgaaggtgcgagggcccgttcatcgctgcttgcagctttaatatattattatagcTGTAATTAACAGAGAAATCAAACAGCTCGCACACTGCAGGGCTCCAATGCTCAGTTGAAATGTATTCAGGTAAGTAACGTTTCGAGCGTGAGGCTCTTCATCagacttttttaagacaaagGGTGCTGCCATCTTAAATACACACATGACGTGGTCACATGATGCAATGATGTCGTTTGTGCCACGACGAGGTCCGCTGACCAGGACGGTATTCATACACTGTACAAGTTACAAGAAAAAGAAGTGCGCCAGTTTTTGCATGCCGTCACAGTGATTACATGAGAGTGAAAAGAATTCCTCGGGGACTACGACTTGTTAAGAGCCCAATAATAGGCAGAGACAATGACACATTCGTCAGCCGCTGGTGtgaaattttaaataaatgctcCTTCGACCTCAAGGCGCTGACAATCCAGGAGCTGTCCTCCCAGCTGAAAAAGACCAGAGACGAAGTAAGTGAACTCAAACATCAACTTCTGTCTAAGTCTCCTGACAAAGATGACATGGCGCAACTTCTACAAGAATGTGAACATAGAAAAGTACAGCTACAACAAGAACTCACTgaattcaaaaagaaaaagtttgacCGTGACACTTGGTGCCACAACACCTCGTCGTGgcaccaagtgcaatgatgtcatGGCACCAACGACATCATTGCATCATGTGACCACGTCATGTGTGTAGTTAATATGGCGGCACCctttgtcttaaaaaagtctGATGAAGAGCCTGATGCTCGAATGCTAAATTTCGACTGAGCATTGGAGCCCTGCAGTGTGCCAGCTGTTTGATTTCTCTGTTGTTTGCATCGTTTTCGGCTCAGCACCTGCCCTTCTTCCGGTTtggatgtgcatgtgtttttctttgtttgtgtatagctgtaattaaaccacGTACATCACCATAGTGCCATATTTTCCAGCCTGATGAAGGTTGGCTGCTCGAGTAAATTGGCATTTTCTGTATGTAATTTCCAAAATAGTCAACATTTTATCTAAAAAATGTCACATCCCCAGTCACCAGCAGCTGAAATGAAAGGActtgtttaaaggtccagtgtgtaggatttaggggcatctattggcagaaatggtgtatagtattcataactatgttttaatTGGTTTATTATCATCTGAAAAAagagtcattgtgtttttgttaccttaaaatgagctgtttatatctacatatggccACAGTAGTTCTCCTATAGGCTTGGTCaaagggagaagtttcagttcgaCAACCTCACCGCTGGattccactaaatcctacacaccagaCCTTTAAGGGTGATCTGCACTGAAATTACAGTATTACAGTACATCAGTGAGCAACACTGAAACAAGTATTATAACCTTTTTGTTGGTTTGATGACAGAAAGATACATTTACAGTAAGACAGGGATTTCTCAGTTACTGTATGCAGCTGTAAAATTAATTCAAACATTGAATTCATTGTCATGATGTTACATCAGCTTGTTTAAGCTGCACCAGCTGATCTCTGCGACCAAATCTTTGTATTCTTTAATCTTTTTACAGACGGTGATATTATCCTGGTGAGCCCTGTCCATCCTGTTACTGAGGGAGATTCTGTCACTCTTGGCTGCAAATTCAGGACAGAAAAAGTTCCTTATAATGTGGATttctataaaaatgacaaactcATCCAAAATGTTACTGGAAGGGAGCTGACTATCTCTGCAGTGTCAAAGTCAGATGAAGGCTTTTATAAATGTAAAGGAAAAGATTCACCACAAGGTTGGCAGACTTGGATGTCACCAGAGAGTTGGATGTCAGTAAAATGTGAGTATGATTAAACAGTTTCTAGAGGCATTTTTTTTAAGCTGTGTTACGGTCCAAGATAGAAAGTTTATAACTGAATTAGTCTGACTTtgtttagcttttgtttttttttaaacagtttaaactgaagtgacccttcagacatggtacctagaccctaggtccgttaagtgtttccaccacaaacagtacccttaaatgtaggtggggttgttgtcacttgctgctctgtccagcactcactgtatttcctcgcACATGGAACAACGCCTGCACCTCattttatcgtccacagaacaaggttgcacagtgacattttcagaacaaaacaaaacagagcagaCTGCAGTGGGAGCCTccctccatgggatatttaaaaatagcggggtTGTGcctttagtccttctcaggcaagctcaggggtttagtgtttatggagcccacaggaacaacgctccatGATGCTTTTTATCTCTAAGTGAGGATTCGAATATACACAGTTCACACAATgtggtcaaaattaatatatatatttttaaatgcttgaagatccactcattacttaaaatgtatgtcatccaagagagacagaaaaaactaaagtaatggtaaaagttgtcacagtgcaatTTAAGCAGTGCTGATTGATTCACATCGTCAActtatgcattgagtaacattttaagaaaacattccaccttTTTTCTGCTGCAAGAGACAGCaacatcctttatttttatagttatatTTTACAAATGTAAAACTTGACACGGTATGAAGAGTGgttacaaaaccagccacaattcagccctgagcagagtgaccgtcctctattgaccaatcaacggactacagtgttcacagctccaccttttagtaacagatctgtgtgctaggtaccccaacagagaggggaccaaaaatggggacagtacagaacggttccactggtaccatccacaacttttcacagtggaaatgaaaaaaaaaaggcgcaACGAACTGAACTGTATTGTATGGTATCTGATCAGgggtttataaaagtgtatTTTTGTGTATGTGGTTTtctactttttgtaggaaaatgtacaaacagtttgtgagaacagTTTGATGTATGTTCTTATACATTTTTGAATATCAGTTATTGTTTTCTTACCGTTGGAGTTTTATTACTTCGGCTTGACTGGACCTTGACTCTGtgtttatgtaaagcactttgggaAATCTATTTGTGAAAAGTGTTATATGAGTAAATATTAATATAGGTTATTTATTTTAGCAGCGCCCAGGCTTGAAGGAAGCTCTCCATTTCCTGTGCTGTTGATTGTTGGGCCGGTTTGTGGAGTTTTACTgattcttcttctgctgctgtttctgtaTCTCTACAGAAAGTCAAAAGGTGAGAACTTTTACTTCTGATGTTAGACTGACTCTGATGTGATTACATGTACTGTAGTAACAGTCGAACAATTCACCATACAAAACAATGTAACAACAGATGTCTTTTTTCTCCACAGATTCATGCTTTATGAGGTCGGTCCAACATTCTCTTCTCTCATTCTGAATGTGACAGTAGCACAGTGCATATTCTTTTTAAAGTCACTGTATTTACTTCATGTTTTGGGCCCACCAGGTCTCAGAGCAGCAGTCGGGGCCCTGCTACAGACCACATGATCAACCAGGATGAAACTCAGCTCAAAGAATATGCTCCTCCTCTCCATGGTCAGCCTTCATCCTGATTAATTTTATGATTTATCATCAACTCTAAGACTAGTACTTCACATGTGATTATCTGTTttggtagtgatggccaaatgaagcctcatgaaccagtttctttattttctgaccccaccagatgaCAGTCTTGGTTTAAatataaaggctgaaggacttgcaatgaagtgtgctttcaaacctttgtttaacagacagtgccatctagtggcatcagaaaataaagacagtggttcaagagggctcatttggccatcactatgtTTTGGAATTATGTAGAATATTGTATAATGTGATCAAAGGTTTAAGTACGACCTTGGCTTGATTTTCACTGCTCTGTAGGCGATGCTGTTCTCTATGAATCAATCAAAGGCTTTGAAGAACCTGAACATGGTAAAGTATAGACTTTATGTTTGACACTGAGCAGTTAGATATACTAGAATAAGATGATCAGGTGATTTATTGACAATCCCTTAAGTTTAAACAAATATCTGTTTTAGGTGAATCCAGCGATGTCACATATTCTGTGGTTGAGCTCAAAAACGTCACTAAAAAGGGTGAGTCCTTTATGTTATGTAGTGACAATTACATCAAACACTACAGATGCCTTTGTAGACCAGCAGTACCTAAATAACATACAGGAAGTTGTCTTTTCATGCATTCATCTGATCCTTCAAATagggaagaaaacagaggagccagaGGAGAGCGCAGTTTACTCAGATGTGAAGATAAGATCAGCTACAGGTACAGTGAAGTATAACAGATTCACTCTAACTTTTTACTGGGTACTGCCACAGTGTAATCTTTTCATACCACTTCATACCACTAGGTATGTCAGCAGTGTCTGCAGTGGTCAAATCCTACAGTACATAAAGAGCTCTCATGTAACCCCCTGCAGTACCCCTAGGGGTACCCGTACTCCACTTTTAGAAACACTGACCTATTCCTCCTAACACTGTAACCTGTATCATATTTCCTGTGGTGTTTTGTTGTGTACACTAAGATTATTTTAGATCATGTATGGATGCATTGCTAAAGAAGGCAGTGTACATATCATTATGATTGTTTACCGGGGCGTTAGTGTTTAATGCAAAACATTCATAGGAAAATCACGTCCTGTAGCAGCGGATGAAACTGTTTATTCAGAGGTCAAACCAGGGAAAGCTCTTGGTAATAATACAGCAGCAACACAATGTGCATTTTTGGATAAGTCACTATAGTGATTTATTTTACAGATACAGATAGTTAAATGGGTTAGAAATGGGAGTTAAATGTCATTGAGCACCCTTAATTCTTAAATAACCCTAACCTTGTTTTTCCTTTTGGTTTTCATCCAGATCAATAGAGAGATCTGCAT harbors:
- the LOC117250629 gene encoding Fc receptor-like protein 5 gives rise to the protein MGHTLLCGLGLFSLSLLLYCGHAQDAVLTIEPNWSTLFTGESVTFICNMRVGKDTDWYYAIHRDGRVFLPFGSDKRYTSRSLSKGHSGEYQCIGAHKPSAHSRKQSNKVSLTVSDKDVILESPASTVFEGESVTLRCRHRTQTKEKNAVFYKDGSPVERDTNHQSVMSSENTVQVISDGSSYMCKFEDEESEPVKLKMEPQPKARLSRHFPPGGSVMLTCSVSPSSSSSSSSSSSSSSSSSCWKYFWYRGKKTSEPLTTQDVVFLSNDTISVSQGGLYWCRGGRGDPLYYTEYSNPVVTNRAVVTLRPNWPEIYYLETITLTCEIEDGGDAEWEYEWTTPRSYRPEKQKENMIRNVMSSYNGDYRCMGTLKHEKSSTEWSDAFTLRVSDYIPRLVLTVSPLWLSPGASVTLNCSVEHPSAGWRFFWYKAVPKLSDNSYSYELIPGSIHGTEQDSYIVDGQTHTAGYVCRAGRGDPVYYTHYSEPKFVWSGDSHSAASLTVSPDRMQHFSREPVSLSCEGNSTEWRVSRFSVDGYLGHCSSSSSSYWGNMTGSRCNMDSHWQSGVYWCESETGQFSNAVNITIQYGDIILVSPVHPVTEGDSVTLGCKFRTEKVPYNVDFYKNDKLIQNVTGRELTISAVSKSDEGFYKCKGKDSPQGWQTWMSPESWMSVKSAPRLEGSSPFPVLLIVGPVCGVLLILLLLLFLYLYRKSKDSCFMRSQSSSRGPATDHMINQDETQLKEYAPPLHGDAVLYESIKGFEEPEHGESSDVTYSVVELKNVTKKGKKTEEPEESAVYSDVKIRSATDQ